One genomic region from Leifsonia poae encodes:
- a CDS encoding TetR/AcrR family transcriptional regulator, which produces MDETDGVTGPEPLRRAQPLSVEDRQAMIIDAVIPLLIEHGRGVTSKQIAEAAGIAEGTIFRAFGDKETLVQAAIEKYLDPEPLRDSLRAIDPALPLENKVRAIVYLMRERFQSVMRIMAVIGPQRPPLAQGRAEYSQIVAVILEPEAGRLNWSTERTASILRLISFASAFPALNEGADFSSDELADIVLLGIAGRSADLAAGLAADPSAPTGLTPVDAVSPTAEPFPAP; this is translated from the coding sequence GTGGACGAGACGGATGGCGTGACCGGCCCGGAGCCGCTGAGGCGCGCCCAGCCGCTGTCGGTGGAAGACCGCCAGGCGATGATCATCGACGCCGTCATCCCGCTGCTCATCGAACACGGGCGGGGTGTCACCTCCAAACAGATCGCAGAGGCGGCCGGCATCGCCGAAGGCACGATCTTCCGCGCGTTCGGTGACAAAGAGACACTCGTGCAGGCTGCGATCGAGAAGTACCTCGACCCGGAACCGTTGCGCGATTCCCTGCGCGCGATCGACCCGGCGCTCCCGCTGGAAAACAAAGTGCGAGCGATCGTCTATCTGATGCGGGAACGATTCCAGAGCGTGATGCGGATCATGGCGGTCATCGGACCGCAGCGCCCGCCGCTGGCTCAGGGACGAGCGGAGTACTCACAGATCGTCGCCGTCATCCTCGAACCGGAAGCCGGCCGGCTCAACTGGTCGACGGAGCGCACGGCGTCCATCCTGCGCCTGATCAGCTTCGCCTCGGCTTTCCCCGCTCTCAACGAGGGCGCCGACTTCAGCTCCGACGAACTGGCCGACATCGTCCTCCTGGGCATCGCCGGCCGCTCAGCCGACCTGGCCGCTGGACTCGCCGCCGACCCCTCCGCACCGACCGGCCTGACGCCGGTGGATGCGGTATCCCCCACCGCAGAACCCTTCCCGGCGCCGTAG
- a CDS encoding methylated-DNA--[protein]-cysteine S-methyltransferase → MSTSFAYLTRMQSPLGRLEITSDGQGVTSLSIERSGHLPLEEHPERSTPVLDLTERQLTEYFAGDRKQFDLPVNPAGTPFRRAVWEQLARLEFGHLATYGELGLEIGRPGSGRAIGGAVGANPIPIIIGCHRVLGSNGKITGYSGGEGIPTKLWLLSHEGIMLAA, encoded by the coding sequence ATGAGCACTTCGTTCGCCTACCTCACGCGCATGCAGAGCCCGCTCGGCCGGCTCGAGATCACCAGCGACGGCCAGGGCGTCACCTCCCTCTCGATCGAACGCAGCGGGCACCTGCCGCTCGAGGAACATCCCGAACGCAGCACTCCGGTGCTCGATCTCACCGAACGACAACTCACGGAGTATTTCGCCGGCGACCGCAAGCAGTTCGACCTCCCCGTGAACCCGGCCGGCACCCCCTTCCGCCGTGCCGTATGGGAGCAGCTGGCGCGACTCGAGTTCGGTCACCTCGCCACCTACGGTGAGCTTGGGCTCGAGATTGGCCGCCCGGGCTCGGGTCGCGCCATCGGCGGAGCGGTCGGCGCGAATCCGATCCCGATCATCATCGGCTGCCACCGGGTGCTCGGATCGAACGGCAAGATCACCGGCTACAGCGGGGGCGAAGGCATCCCCACCAAGCTGTGGCTCCTCTCGCACGAAGGGATCATGCTGGCCGCATGA
- the atpD gene encoding F0F1 ATP synthase subunit beta, whose translation MTTATAEAQASTAQPAGVGRIARVTGPVVDIEFPHDSIPGIYNALKTTITIGKNSTEITLEVAQHLGDDLVRAIALKPTDGLVRGGEVRDTGGPITVPVGDVTKGKVFNVTGDVLNGEPGEKIEITERWGIHREPPKFDQLESKTQLFETGIKVIDLLTPYVQGGKIGLFGGAGVGKTVLIQEMIQRVAQDHGGVSVFAGVGERTREGNDLIHEMEEAGVFDKTALVFGQMDEPPGTRLRVALSALTMAEYFRDVQKQDVLLFIDNIFRFTQAGSEVSTLLGRMPSAVGYQPNLADEMGVLQERITSTRGHSITSLQAIYVPADDYTDPAPATTFAHLDATTELSREIASKGLYPAVDPLTSTSRILDPRYLGEDHYRVATTVKQILQKNKELQEIIAILGVDELSEEDKITVSRARRIQQFLSQNTYMAKKFTGVEGSTVPLKDTIESFDAIAKGEFDHVAEQAFFNVGPITDVEEKWAQIQKENG comes from the coding sequence ATGACTACCGCAACCGCCGAGGCCCAGGCTTCGACCGCGCAGCCTGCGGGCGTTGGGCGTATCGCCCGCGTCACGGGCCCGGTCGTCGACATCGAGTTCCCGCACGACTCGATCCCGGGCATCTACAACGCCCTGAAGACCACGATCACGATCGGGAAGAACTCCACCGAGATCACCCTCGAGGTCGCCCAGCACCTCGGTGACGACCTCGTTCGTGCCATCGCGCTGAAGCCGACCGACGGTCTGGTGCGCGGCGGCGAGGTGCGCGACACCGGTGGCCCCATCACGGTTCCCGTCGGCGACGTCACCAAGGGCAAGGTGTTCAACGTCACCGGTGACGTGCTGAACGGCGAGCCGGGCGAGAAGATCGAGATCACCGAACGCTGGGGCATCCACCGCGAGCCCCCGAAGTTCGACCAGCTCGAGTCGAAGACCCAGCTCTTCGAGACCGGCATCAAGGTCATCGACCTCCTCACCCCCTACGTGCAGGGTGGAAAGATCGGACTCTTCGGTGGCGCCGGTGTCGGCAAGACCGTGCTCATCCAGGAGATGATCCAGCGCGTCGCGCAGGACCACGGTGGTGTCTCGGTGTTCGCCGGTGTCGGCGAGCGCACCCGTGAAGGCAACGACCTCATCCACGAGATGGAGGAGGCGGGCGTCTTCGACAAGACGGCCCTCGTGTTCGGCCAGATGGATGAGCCGCCGGGAACGCGTCTGCGCGTCGCCCTGTCGGCCCTGACCATGGCGGAGTACTTCCGCGATGTGCAGAAGCAGGATGTGCTGCTCTTCATCGACAACATCTTCCGCTTCACCCAGGCCGGCTCCGAGGTCTCGACCCTGCTGGGTCGCATGCCCTCCGCGGTGGGCTACCAGCCGAACCTCGCCGACGAGATGGGTGTTCTGCAGGAGCGCATCACCTCGACCCGCGGTCACTCGATCACCTCGCTGCAGGCGATCTACGTTCCCGCCGACGACTACACCGATCCGGCGCCGGCGACCACGTTCGCCCACCTCGACGCCACCACCGAGCTCTCGCGTGAGATCGCGTCGAAGGGTCTGTACCCGGCCGTCGACCCGCTGACCTCCACGTCGCGCATCCTCGACCCCCGCTACTTGGGCGAGGACCACTACCGCGTCGCCACCACGGTCAAGCAGATCCTGCAGAAGAACAAGGAACTGCAGGAGATCATCGCCATCCTCGGTGTCGACGAGCTCTCCGAAGAGGACAAGATCACGGTGTCGCGTGCGCGCCGCATCCAGCAGTTCCTCTCGCAGAACACCTACATGGCCAAGAAGTTCACGGGCGTCGAGGGTTCGACCGTTCCGCTGAAGGACACCATCGAGTCGTTCGACGCGATCGCCAAGGGCGAGTTCGACCACGTGGCCGAGCAGGCGTTCTTCAACGTCGGCCCGATCACCGACGTCGAAGAGAAGTGGGCTCAGATCCAGAAGGAGAACGGCTAA
- a CDS encoding aldo/keto reductase, with the protein MADIDYRTLGPSGLVVSTIGLGCNNFGRAGTASESQAGTDAVIGAAIDAGVTFFDTADIYGAERGLSETLMGNSLAGKRDTIVLATKFGMDMAGANGPDWGARGSRRYIRLAVEASLRRLQTDWIDLYQLHHPDPFTPIEETLSTLDDLISEGKIRYIGHSNLAGWQIAEAEFTAELHGHPKFVSAQNEYSLIVRDAEKEVLPAVNRYGLGFLPFFPLYNGLFTGKFTREGGPADSRIMMIRKHLLDDAPWGAIERYQAFCDERGVTMLQATFAWLLAQPGLTSVIAGATRPEQIVQNAEAATAWRPTPEDIAAITSFFS; encoded by the coding sequence ATGGCAGACATCGATTACCGCACTCTCGGACCGTCTGGGCTCGTCGTCTCGACGATCGGCCTCGGCTGCAACAACTTCGGGCGGGCGGGCACCGCTTCCGAGTCGCAGGCGGGAACGGATGCCGTCATCGGAGCGGCGATCGACGCCGGGGTCACCTTTTTCGACACCGCGGACATCTACGGTGCCGAGCGCGGCCTGTCGGAGACTCTGATGGGCAACTCGCTGGCCGGCAAACGCGACACCATCGTGCTGGCGACCAAGTTCGGCATGGACATGGCGGGCGCCAATGGTCCCGACTGGGGCGCGCGCGGCTCCCGGCGGTACATCCGGCTCGCCGTCGAGGCTTCGCTGCGCCGGCTGCAGACCGATTGGATCGACCTTTACCAGCTGCACCATCCCGACCCGTTCACGCCGATCGAGGAGACGCTGTCGACCCTCGACGATCTGATCTCGGAAGGGAAGATCCGCTACATCGGTCACTCGAACCTCGCCGGCTGGCAGATCGCCGAAGCGGAGTTCACAGCCGAACTGCACGGGCATCCGAAGTTCGTCTCGGCGCAGAACGAGTACAGCCTGATCGTGCGCGACGCAGAGAAGGAGGTGCTTCCGGCCGTCAACCGATACGGTCTGGGATTCCTGCCGTTCTTCCCGCTCTACAACGGGCTGTTCACCGGCAAGTTCACGCGAGAGGGTGGCCCGGCCGACAGCCGGATCATGATGATCCGCAAGCACCTGCTCGACGACGCCCCCTGGGGAGCGATCGAGCGGTACCAGGCCTTCTGCGACGAGCGCGGCGTCACCATGCTGCAGGCGACGTTCGCCTGGCTGCTCGCCCAGCCCGGGCTCACGAGCGTCATCGCGGGTGCCACCCGGCCGGAGCAGATCGTGCAGAATGCCGAAGCTGCGACCGCCTGGCGGCCCACCCCGGAAGACATCGCCGCCATCACCTCGTTCTTCTCCTGA
- a CDS encoding ABC transporter ATP-binding protein, producing MLLKLLGRFLRPHWPLLVGVVLFQLAQSLLSLWLPTLNADITDNGIAKGDTGHIMVVGAGMLGVTLVQVACSITAVYFGAKVAMRVGRDLRSSIFQKVGEFSEREVSKFGAPSLITRNTNDVQQVQMLVLMTCTLLVSAPILAIGGIILAMQQDLELSWLIAVSVPILLVAVGLIITRMVPLFRKMQERIDRVNRVLREQLTGIRVVRAFVREDIESKRFKKANEDVTDTALKAGRLFALMFPIVMLVLNVSSVAVIWFGGFRVQDGSMQIGTLTAFLQYLMQILMAVMMATFMAVLVPRAAVCADRIAEVLGTASSVRIADDPITTLDAQGTLEFVDVGFTYPGAEQPVLSDITFLARPGQTTAIIGSTGSGKTTLINLIPRLFDATSGIVLVDGVDVAELDPDLLWSRIGLIPQKPYLFSGTVASNLRYGKPDATDDELWQALEIAQAKDFVLAMAEQLDAPIAQGGTNVSGGQRQRLAIARALVKRPEIYVFDDSFSALDTATDARLRAALARSVSDATMIVVAQRVSTIVDADQIVVIEDGRVVGRGTHDELLNTNETYAEIVSSQLTAEEAA from the coding sequence ATGCTACTCAAACTGCTCGGCCGATTCCTGCGGCCGCACTGGCCGCTCCTGGTCGGTGTCGTACTGTTCCAGCTCGCGCAATCTCTGCTCTCGCTCTGGCTGCCGACGCTGAACGCCGACATCACCGACAACGGCATCGCGAAGGGTGACACCGGCCACATCATGGTCGTGGGCGCCGGGATGCTCGGGGTCACGCTCGTTCAGGTCGCCTGCTCGATCACCGCGGTGTACTTCGGGGCGAAGGTCGCAATGCGGGTCGGCCGCGACCTGCGCAGTTCGATCTTCCAGAAGGTCGGCGAGTTCTCGGAGCGCGAGGTGTCGAAGTTCGGCGCCCCCTCCCTGATCACCCGCAATACGAACGATGTGCAACAGGTGCAGATGCTTGTGCTGATGACCTGCACCCTGCTGGTCTCCGCACCGATCCTCGCCATCGGCGGCATCATCCTGGCGATGCAACAGGATCTGGAGCTCTCCTGGCTGATCGCGGTGAGCGTGCCGATCCTGCTGGTGGCCGTCGGTCTCATCATCACCCGGATGGTTCCGCTGTTCCGCAAGATGCAGGAGCGCATCGACCGGGTCAACCGGGTGCTGCGCGAGCAGCTCACCGGCATTCGTGTCGTGCGCGCCTTCGTGCGGGAGGACATCGAGTCGAAGCGCTTCAAGAAGGCCAACGAAGACGTCACCGACACCGCGCTGAAGGCTGGGCGGCTGTTCGCCTTGATGTTCCCGATCGTGATGCTGGTGCTCAACGTGTCGAGCGTCGCCGTGATCTGGTTCGGCGGCTTCCGCGTGCAGGACGGCTCGATGCAGATCGGAACGCTCACCGCCTTCCTGCAATACCTCATGCAGATCCTGATGGCCGTGATGATGGCCACCTTCATGGCGGTCCTCGTGCCGCGCGCCGCCGTGTGCGCCGACCGTATCGCGGAGGTGCTGGGAACAGCGTCGTCGGTGCGTATCGCCGACGACCCCATCACCACGCTCGATGCGCAGGGCACGCTCGAATTCGTCGACGTGGGCTTCACTTACCCGGGCGCTGAGCAGCCGGTGCTGAGCGACATCACCTTCCTGGCCAGACCGGGACAGACGACGGCGATCATCGGCAGCACCGGAAGCGGGAAGACCACGCTGATCAATCTGATCCCACGCCTGTTCGACGCCACAAGCGGCATCGTGCTGGTCGACGGTGTGGATGTCGCCGAACTCGACCCGGACCTGCTCTGGTCGCGCATCGGGCTCATCCCGCAGAAGCCGTACCTGTTCTCGGGAACGGTGGCGAGCAATCTGCGCTACGGCAAACCCGATGCGACCGACGACGAACTCTGGCAGGCACTGGAGATCGCCCAGGCGAAAGACTTCGTGCTGGCGATGGCCGAGCAGCTCGACGCGCCGATCGCCCAGGGAGGCACCAACGTCTCGGGTGGCCAGCGGCAGCGCCTCGCCATCGCGCGGGCGCTGGTGAAACGCCCCGAGATCTACGTCTTCGACGACTCGTTCTCGGCGCTCGACACGGCGACGGATGCGCGCCTGCGGGCCGCGCTCGCCCGCTCGGTCTCCGACGCCACGATGATCGTCGTCGCTCAGCGCGTCTCCACCATCGTCGACGCCGATCAGATCGTCGTGATCGAGGACGGCCGCGTCGTCGGCCGTGGCACCCACGATGAACTCCTGAACACCAACGAGACGTACGCCGAGATCGTCTCGTCTCAGCTCACCGCGGAGGAGGCAGCATGA
- a CDS encoding DNA-3-methyladenine glycosylase I — MNEAVIIGDDGLARCSWSANDPEYRRYHDEEWGHEQRDSRALYEKMCLEGFQAGLSWITILRRRPAFREVFLGFDPERVAALTETDVERLLQDARIIRHRGKIEATIGNARAALALDGSLSELMWSFAPDSATSARPTAWADVPAVTAESTALSKELRRNGFRFVGPTTMYALMQATGMVDDHFEGCFRATETNRTER; from the coding sequence ATGAACGAGGCAGTCATCATCGGCGACGACGGGCTCGCCCGCTGCTCCTGGTCGGCCAACGACCCGGAGTACCGGCGATACCACGACGAGGAGTGGGGCCACGAACAGCGCGATTCCCGCGCCCTCTACGAGAAGATGTGCCTCGAAGGGTTTCAGGCCGGCCTGTCGTGGATCACGATCCTGCGCCGCCGGCCCGCCTTCCGCGAGGTGTTCCTCGGGTTCGACCCCGAACGGGTTGCCGCGCTGACCGAGACCGATGTCGAGCGCCTCCTTCAAGATGCGCGCATCATCCGCCACCGCGGCAAGATCGAGGCGACGATCGGCAACGCCCGCGCCGCGCTCGCCCTCGACGGCTCCCTCAGCGAGCTGATGTGGAGTTTCGCACCCGACAGCGCCACGTCGGCGCGGCCGACAGCCTGGGCCGATGTTCCCGCGGTGACGGCGGAGTCCACCGCGCTCAGCAAGGAGCTGCGCCGAAACGGGTTCCGCTTCGTCGGCCCCACCACCATGTACGCGCTGATGCAAGCCACCGGCATGGTCGATGACCATTTCGAAGGGTGCTTCCGCGCCACTGAGACCAATCGAACCGAGAGGTGA
- a CDS encoding F0F1 ATP synthase subunit epsilon encodes MAVLNVSVVAADHEVWSGEASMVVAKTVEGEIGILPGHEPLLAILASGEVRLTLNGGESIKAQADEGFLSVENNTVTIVARQAELV; translated from the coding sequence ATGGCTGTCCTCAATGTCAGCGTCGTCGCCGCCGACCACGAAGTGTGGTCGGGCGAGGCGAGCATGGTCGTCGCGAAGACGGTCGAGGGTGAGATCGGTATCCTCCCCGGCCACGAACCGCTGCTGGCCATCCTCGCCTCCGGCGAGGTGCGCCTGACCCTGAACGGCGGCGAGTCGATCAAGGCCCAGGCCGACGAAGGCTTCCTCTCCGTGGAGAACAACACCGTCACGATCGTGGCGCGTCAGGCCGAGCTGGTCTGA
- a CDS encoding YaaA family protein has protein sequence MASLSRDREASIRALKLGPKQAAEVDRNREIPKAPTMPAIERYTGVLYDALDPGSLSVDARAFAHTAVAVHSALLGLVAADDLIPAYRLSFDSRLSLDKDVPTLKKRWAPAVGKVLAARPGLILDLRSEGYAALGPAPLREHVHYVRVLARDAGGAVRALNHFNKQAKGLFARALIEAGGDLSTTDELLSWARGEGYDLTLAADGRELELVVPEVVGEPGTLMAVLR, from the coding sequence GTGGCCTCTCTGTCACGCGATCGTGAGGCGAGCATCCGGGCGCTCAAACTCGGCCCGAAACAGGCGGCGGAGGTGGACCGCAACCGGGAGATCCCGAAGGCGCCGACGATGCCCGCGATCGAGCGGTACACCGGTGTTCTCTACGATGCGCTGGATCCCGGCTCCTTGTCGGTGGATGCGCGTGCCTTCGCCCACACCGCTGTCGCTGTGCATTCCGCGCTCCTCGGTCTCGTAGCCGCGGACGACCTCATCCCGGCGTATCGACTCTCGTTCGACTCGCGGCTGTCGCTGGACAAGGATGTGCCCACCCTGAAGAAGCGGTGGGCTCCGGCGGTCGGCAAAGTGCTCGCGGCACGCCCAGGCCTCATCCTGGATCTGCGCTCCGAGGGGTATGCGGCCCTCGGGCCGGCTCCGCTGCGCGAGCATGTGCACTACGTCCGTGTGCTCGCGAGGGATGCGGGCGGCGCGGTGCGCGCACTGAACCATTTCAACAAGCAGGCGAAGGGGTTGTTCGCCCGCGCGCTCATCGAAGCCGGTGGCGATCTCTCGACGACGGACGAGCTTCTCAGCTGGGCTCGGGGCGAGGGCTACGACCTCACCCTCGCCGCCGACGGCCGGGAGCTGGAGCTCGTCGTGCCGGAGGTCGTGGGGGAGCCGGGCACGCTGATGGCTGTGCTGCGCTGA
- a CDS encoding ABC transporter ATP-binding protein produces MSDNTDTEERPPARPPQRRGPGGGGPFGGMQGPVEKSLNFGPSAKRLAGRLKPEAWGIVFVTALAVVSVFFAVLGPKLLGNAINLVFAGALSTQFPKGETQAQVIAGLRATHKTQYADLLSGTTFTPGAGIDFTAVGSVLMWVLALYIASSLFSYLQAYVLNGITQRTVYRLREEVEAKVHRLPLKYFDGMQRGELLSRVTNDIDNISQTLQQSMSQLLTSLLTVVGVVVMMFVVSPLLAVIALVTIPLTLLITTVIAKRSQKLFVAQWKHTGELNGQIEEAFTGHALVKVFGRHREVEEQFRLKNEEMYQASFGAQFISGIIMPAMMFVGNLMYVVIAVVGGLQVASGAMQLGDVTAFIQYSRQFTQPLTQLGSMANLLQSGVASAERVFELLDAEEQSADPAEPESPTGTKGRLAFEDVSFRYSDDKPLIDDLSLVAQPGQTVAIVGPTGAGKTTLVNLMMRFYELDSGRITLDGVDIASMTRRDLRSRMGMVLQDTWLFNGTIRENIAYGRPDATEEEILAAAKATYVDRFVHSLPDGYDTVLDDEGGNVSAGEKQLLTIARAFLARPSVLILDEATSSVDTRTEVLVQKAMAALRSDRTSFVIAHRLSTIRDADLILVMEAGSIVEQGTHAQLLAAGGAYYTLYNAQFAAAISDEV; encoded by the coding sequence ATGAGCGACAACACCGACACCGAGGAACGCCCGCCCGCCCGCCCGCCGCAGCGGCGCGGCCCGGGCGGGGGTGGTCCGTTCGGCGGCATGCAGGGACCGGTCGAGAAGTCGCTGAACTTCGGGCCGTCGGCCAAACGTCTCGCGGGGCGGTTGAAGCCCGAGGCCTGGGGCATCGTGTTCGTCACCGCGCTCGCGGTGGTGAGCGTCTTCTTCGCCGTTCTCGGCCCGAAGCTGCTCGGCAATGCGATCAACCTGGTCTTCGCCGGCGCCCTCTCCACGCAGTTCCCGAAGGGGGAGACGCAGGCGCAGGTGATCGCCGGATTGCGCGCGACACACAAGACGCAATACGCAGACCTGCTCTCGGGAACGACGTTCACCCCGGGCGCCGGCATCGACTTCACCGCCGTCGGCTCCGTGCTCATGTGGGTTCTTGCGCTCTACATCGCCTCGTCGCTGTTCAGCTACCTGCAGGCGTATGTGCTGAACGGCATCACGCAGCGCACGGTCTATCGGCTGCGTGAAGAGGTCGAGGCCAAGGTGCACCGCCTCCCGCTCAAGTACTTCGACGGCATGCAGCGCGGCGAGCTCCTGAGCCGCGTCACCAACGACATCGACAACATCTCGCAGACGCTCCAGCAGTCGATGAGCCAGCTGCTCACGTCGTTGCTGACCGTCGTCGGTGTCGTCGTCATGATGTTCGTGGTGTCGCCGCTGCTTGCGGTGATCGCGTTGGTCACCATCCCGTTGACCCTGCTCATCACGACGGTGATCGCCAAACGCTCGCAGAAGCTGTTCGTTGCGCAGTGGAAGCACACCGGCGAGCTGAACGGCCAGATCGAGGAGGCGTTCACCGGTCACGCCCTGGTGAAGGTCTTCGGCCGTCACCGCGAGGTCGAGGAGCAGTTCCGGCTGAAGAACGAAGAGATGTACCAGGCGAGCTTCGGGGCGCAGTTCATCTCGGGCATCATCATGCCGGCCATGATGTTCGTCGGAAACCTCATGTACGTCGTGATCGCGGTCGTCGGCGGTCTGCAGGTGGCCAGCGGTGCGATGCAGCTCGGAGACGTGACCGCGTTCATCCAGTACTCGCGTCAGTTCACCCAGCCGCTCACGCAGCTCGGTTCGATGGCCAACCTGCTGCAGTCGGGCGTCGCCTCCGCCGAGCGTGTGTTCGAGCTGCTGGATGCGGAGGAGCAGTCGGCCGACCCGGCCGAACCCGAGAGCCCGACGGGCACGAAGGGCCGCCTCGCGTTCGAGGACGTCTCGTTCCGCTACAGCGACGACAAGCCGCTCATCGACGACCTCTCCCTGGTGGCACAACCGGGTCAGACCGTGGCGATCGTCGGTCCGACGGGCGCAGGAAAGACCACGTTGGTCAACCTGATGATGCGGTTCTACGAACTCGACTCGGGGCGCATCACCCTCGACGGGGTCGATATCGCCTCGATGACCCGCCGCGATCTGCGCAGCCGGATGGGGATGGTCCTGCAGGACACGTGGTTGTTCAACGGCACCATCCGAGAGAACATCGCGTATGGTCGGCCGGATGCGACCGAGGAGGAGATCCTCGCCGCTGCCAAAGCCACCTATGTCGACCGGTTCGTGCACTCCCTGCCCGACGGCTACGACACGGTGCTCGACGATGAGGGCGGCAACGTCTCTGCGGGCGAGAAGCAGCTGCTCACCATCGCACGGGCGTTCCTCGCCCGGCCGAGCGTGCTCATCCTCGACGAGGCGACGAGCTCGGTCGACACGCGCACCGAGGTGCTGGTGCAGAAGGCGATGGCAGCGCTGCGCAGCGACCGCACGTCGTTCGTGATCGCGCACCGGTTGTCGACCATCCGGGATGCGGACCTCATCCTCGTCATGGAGGCCGGCAGCATCGTCGAGCAGGGCACGCACGCCCAGCTGCTCGCCGCCGGTGGCGCGTACTACACCCTCTACAACGCGCAGTTCGCCGCAGCCATTTCGGACGAGGTCTAA
- a CDS encoding AAA family ATPase: MAESAVPLDRQFGDVRVPVLIAMAGLPGSGKSTLAEIIGARLGATTVSVDPIEASILRAGIDADQPTGLAAYLVAETMAEQVLQSGHSVIVDAVNAVEPARLQWRDLAARSDVKLRVIEVVCSDEELHNDRLAKRSPLLSAYAVEQSIEEYSDWKGVCAAMPRITLDTVAPLGENVEIALAFLEG, from the coding sequence GTGGCCGAGTCGGCAGTTCCCCTCGACCGTCAGTTCGGTGACGTTCGCGTACCTGTGCTGATCGCAATGGCGGGGCTCCCCGGCTCGGGAAAGTCGACGCTCGCTGAGATCATCGGCGCGCGTCTCGGTGCCACGACGGTCTCGGTCGACCCGATCGAGGCGTCGATCCTCCGTGCGGGGATCGACGCCGATCAGCCGACCGGTCTCGCCGCCTACCTGGTGGCCGAGACGATGGCCGAGCAGGTGCTGCAGTCCGGGCACTCGGTGATCGTGGATGCGGTCAACGCGGTCGAGCCTGCACGCCTGCAATGGCGTGACCTCGCGGCGCGCTCCGACGTGAAGCTCCGCGTGATCGAGGTCGTCTGCTCCGACGAGGAGCTGCACAACGACAGGCTCGCCAAGCGCAGTCCGTTGCTGAGTGCGTACGCGGTCGAGCAGAGCATCGAGGAGTACTCCGACTGGAAGGGCGTGTGCGCGGCGATGCCGCGGATCACCCTGGACACGGTGGCCCCGCTCGGCGAGAACGTCGAGATCGCGCTGGCCTTCCTGGAGGGCTAG